The Enteractinococcus fodinae genome has a segment encoding these proteins:
- the metG gene encoding methionine--tRNA ligase, with amino-acid sequence MNTYYLTTAIAYPNGEPHIGHAYEYVATDVMARFKRLDGYDVRFLTGTDEHGQKMQQTAQDEGISPLELATRNADVFQKMDDEVLDISYDRFIRTTDADHKASAQEIWRRMEAAGDIYLDTYSGWYSVRDERFFTEEETHVNDDGVRLATETGTEVTWTEEESYFFRLSKYTEPLLEHYKANPDFIAPTTRANEVIRFVESGLEDLSISRTSFDWGIPVPKPSRPELLTDKNHVMYVWVDALTNYITGAGFPDPDSELKRYWPADLHVIGKDISRFHCIFWPAFLMSAGIELPKRVMIHGFLNNEGEKMSKSLGNVVHPAGWVERYGLDTVRFFLLREFPFGSDGSYTHDGVIRRKNADLSNNLGNLAQRSLSMVYKNLDAQVPEPGELTQQDEQILAEVDGLLETWREYFEVQDFYRALGAAWKILDHTNEYFADQQPWVLRKTDEARMKTVLWVTLEVVRKIALLLQAVMPEAATKLLDALGIEASADAGKTNASGQGPRSYAAWDDKIAAGTSIDKPTPVFPRHEEEE; translated from the coding sequence GTGAACACGTACTACCTAACAACGGCCATCGCCTACCCAAACGGTGAGCCGCACATTGGTCACGCCTATGAATACGTCGCAACGGATGTCATGGCGCGATTCAAACGGCTCGATGGTTATGACGTTCGCTTCCTCACCGGTACCGACGAACACGGTCAAAAGATGCAGCAGACGGCCCAGGACGAGGGCATCTCACCCCTAGAGCTGGCCACGCGCAACGCCGACGTCTTCCAGAAAATGGACGACGAAGTGCTCGACATTTCCTACGACCGGTTCATTCGCACCACCGATGCAGACCACAAAGCTTCGGCCCAGGAAATCTGGCGCCGTATGGAAGCTGCCGGCGACATCTACCTCGACACCTATTCCGGGTGGTACTCGGTGCGTGACGAACGCTTCTTCACCGAGGAGGAAACCCACGTCAACGATGACGGAGTCCGGCTCGCAACCGAAACCGGAACCGAAGTCACCTGGACCGAAGAAGAGTCCTACTTCTTCCGGCTCTCGAAGTACACCGAACCGTTGTTGGAACACTATAAGGCCAACCCGGACTTCATTGCGCCCACCACTCGGGCCAATGAAGTGATTCGCTTTGTCGAATCCGGCCTCGAGGACTTGTCGATTTCGCGGACGTCTTTCGACTGGGGGATCCCGGTGCCGAAACCGTCCCGTCCCGAACTGCTCACGGATAAAAACCACGTCATGTACGTGTGGGTCGATGCGTTGACCAACTACATCACCGGCGCGGGATTCCCCGATCCAGACAGCGAACTCAAACGCTACTGGCCGGCAGATTTGCACGTCATCGGCAAAGACATTTCGCGGTTCCACTGCATCTTCTGGCCCGCCTTCTTGATGTCCGCAGGTATCGAGCTGCCCAAGCGGGTCATGATCCACGGCTTCTTGAATAACGAAGGCGAAAAAATGTCGAAGTCGCTGGGCAACGTGGTCCACCCGGCTGGCTGGGTCGAACGCTACGGGCTAGATACCGTACGATTCTTCCTGCTGCGCGAGTTCCCCTTCGGCTCTGACGGGTCCTATACTCACGACGGCGTGATCCGCCGCAAGAACGCGGATCTGTCGAATAACCTCGGCAACCTTGCTCAGCGCAGCCTATCGATGGTTTACAAGAACCTCGACGCCCAGGTGCCAGAACCCGGTGAGTTGACCCAACAAGACGAACAGATCCTCGCCGAAGTCGACGGGCTACTGGAAACGTGGCGTGAATACTTCGAAGTCCAAGACTTCTACCGAGCGCTTGGTGCGGCCTGGAAAATCCTAGATCACACCAACGAGTACTTCGCAGACCAGCAACCCTGGGTCTTGCGGAAAACCGATGAAGCTCGGATGAAGACCGTACTGTGGGTGACCTTAGAGGTCGTGCGCAAGATTGCGCTCCTGCTGCAAGCCGTCATGCCAGAAGCAGCGACCAAACTGCTCGACGCTTTAGGTATCGAAGCGTCCGCGGATGCGGGCAAGACCAACGCATCGGGACAAGGCCCACGCTCGTACGCTGCATGGGACGACAAGATTGCTGCCGGAACATCCATTGATAAGCCAACACCGGTGTTCCCACGCCACGAAGAAGAGGAATAA
- a CDS encoding branched-chain amino acid aminotransferase, with translation MEFRYDANQSPASASRRAEILANPGFGQYFSDHMVTIDWTADLPGQEEAFQAGEYLKMVGEWSDARVEPYGPLSLSPAAAVLHYAQEIFEGLKAYRHDDGSIWTFRPHRNAARMNRSAHRMAMPQLPEDVFVQAIEELVARDHAWVPNGEGQSLYLRPFMIATEEFLGVRPAHNFSFHVIASPAGNYFGGELKPVSIWVSRDFARAGEGGTGAAKFGGNYAASLAAQLQGASRGHDQVIFLDRSPDESLEELGGMNVFFVTKDNKLITPKLTGTILEGITRDSILQLGAEQGLEVEERRITFNEWKDGVASGDIQEVFACGTAAVITPIGQVADREEVHTTPSTDFPVANALRNRLIGIQTGVEEDTHGWMHRLA, from the coding sequence ATGGAATTTAGGTACGACGCCAATCAGAGCCCAGCTTCTGCAAGCCGACGAGCAGAAATTCTCGCCAACCCGGGTTTCGGGCAGTACTTTTCCGATCACATGGTGACCATCGACTGGACCGCAGACTTGCCGGGCCAAGAAGAAGCATTTCAGGCCGGTGAATACCTCAAGATGGTCGGGGAGTGGTCTGACGCTCGCGTAGAACCATACGGCCCACTGTCACTGAGCCCGGCCGCGGCAGTCCTGCATTATGCTCAAGAGATCTTCGAAGGCCTCAAAGCCTACCGGCACGATGACGGCTCCATCTGGACCTTCCGTCCGCATCGAAATGCCGCGCGCATGAACCGTTCGGCCCACCGGATGGCGATGCCACAACTGCCAGAAGACGTCTTTGTTCAAGCTATCGAAGAACTCGTCGCACGCGACCACGCCTGGGTGCCCAACGGGGAAGGCCAGTCCCTGTACCTTCGCCCGTTCATGATCGCCACCGAAGAATTCCTCGGCGTCCGACCCGCACACAACTTCAGCTTCCATGTCATTGCCTCACCTGCTGGCAACTACTTTGGAGGCGAACTGAAACCCGTAAGCATTTGGGTCTCTCGTGACTTCGCTCGTGCCGGGGAAGGTGGCACCGGGGCGGCCAAGTTCGGTGGGAACTACGCAGCATCTTTGGCCGCACAACTCCAAGGTGCCTCTCGCGGTCACGACCAGGTGATTTTCTTGGATCGCAGCCCCGATGAATCGCTAGAGGAACTCGGTGGCATGAACGTCTTCTTTGTCACCAAAGACAACAAACTCATCACTCCGAAGCTGACCGGCACCATCCTGGAAGGCATTACCCGCGACTCGATCTTGCAACTCGGTGCCGAACAAGGCCTCGAAGTCGAAGAACGTCGCATCACCTTCAACGAATGGAAAGACGGGGTCGCCTCCGGCGATATCCAAGAAGTCTTCGCGTGCGGGACCGCCGCGGTGATCACCCCGATTGGCCAAGTTGCAGACCGCGAGGAAGTCCACACCACACCATCCACGGACTTCCCGGTTGCCAACGCCCTGCGCAACCGATTGATCGGCATCCAAACCGGTGTGGAAGAAGACACCCACGGCTGGATGCACCGTCTTGCCTAA
- the serA gene encoding phosphoglycerate dehydrogenase, with protein sequence MSKPVVLIAEELSPATMDALGTDFEIRHTDGSDRDQLLPALADAEAVLVRSATTMDAEAIKAAKNLKVIARAGVGLDNVDTQAATEAGVMVVNAPTSNIISAAELTCGHILAAARNIAPANQSLKAGEWKRSAYKGIELYEKTLGIIGLGRIGSLVAERMKAFDMNVVAYDPYVTAARAQKMGAHLVSLDELLETSDFVTIHMPRTPETMGMISDEQFKIMKDSAYVINVARGGLIDEEALARALEKKLIAGAGIDVFVNEPAKDLPFFQYDSATVTPHLGASTEEAQEKAGVAVAKSVRLALAGELVPDAVNVAGGVIDPYVRPGIPLTEKLGRILSAVMKGVSVSAIEVEVAGELAEKNVDSLKLAALKGIFTDVVSGQVSYVNAPVLAEGRGIETRLATTTNSPHYRNTITVSAVSAGGQEFSVTGTLTGPKQIEKLVGINDYEFEVAIADHMLVLEYQDRPGVIGTMGMQLGDRNINIATMDVALRSDGSKALAVLTLDSALPAGLLEQVGEAIHAAKTAEVDLEETTR encoded by the coding sequence GTGTCCAAACCAGTAGTGCTTATCGCAGAAGAACTCTCTCCGGCCACCATGGATGCTCTTGGGACCGACTTCGAGATTCGTCACACCGATGGTTCCGACCGTGACCAGTTACTCCCAGCGTTAGCTGATGCCGAGGCTGTCTTGGTCCGCTCAGCCACCACGATGGATGCCGAAGCCATCAAAGCAGCCAAAAATCTCAAGGTCATTGCACGCGCCGGAGTCGGACTCGACAACGTCGACACGCAAGCCGCCACCGAAGCCGGCGTCATGGTGGTCAATGCACCAACTTCCAACATTATTTCTGCCGCAGAACTGACCTGTGGCCACATCCTGGCCGCAGCCCGCAACATTGCCCCGGCCAACCAGTCATTGAAAGCCGGTGAATGGAAACGCTCGGCATATAAAGGCATCGAACTGTATGAAAAGACCCTGGGCATTATTGGCTTAGGCCGTATCGGCTCGCTCGTTGCTGAGCGGATGAAAGCCTTTGATATGAACGTCGTGGCCTATGACCCATACGTCACCGCCGCGCGCGCACAGAAAATGGGCGCACACCTGGTCAGCCTCGATGAACTGCTGGAAACCTCCGACTTTGTCACAATCCACATGCCACGAACCCCAGAAACCATGGGCATGATCTCCGATGAGCAGTTCAAGATCATGAAAGACTCGGCCTACGTCATCAACGTGGCCCGCGGTGGTCTCATCGACGAAGAGGCACTCGCTCGGGCACTCGAAAAAAAGCTCATTGCAGGTGCTGGCATCGACGTGTTCGTCAACGAACCAGCAAAAGATCTGCCATTTTTCCAATACGACTCCGCAACCGTCACCCCACACTTGGGTGCCTCGACCGAAGAAGCCCAAGAAAAAGCCGGTGTCGCCGTTGCAAAATCAGTGCGTCTGGCACTGGCCGGTGAACTCGTCCCAGATGCCGTCAACGTCGCCGGTGGGGTCATCGATCCGTACGTTCGCCCAGGTATCCCACTGACTGAAAAGCTTGGCCGCATCCTGTCCGCCGTCATGAAGGGCGTCTCGGTGTCTGCTATCGAAGTAGAAGTCGCCGGAGAACTCGCCGAAAAGAACGTGGACTCGCTGAAGCTGGCCGCCCTGAAAGGGATCTTCACCGATGTTGTTTCAGGCCAGGTGTCCTACGTCAACGCCCCGGTCTTGGCCGAAGGCCGCGGTATCGAAACCCGCCTGGCCACAACCACGAATTCCCCGCACTATCGCAACACCATCACCGTCAGCGCGGTGTCTGCCGGCGGACAAGAATTTAGCGTAACCGGTACCCTGACCGGACCAAAGCAGATCGAAAAACTCGTCGGGATCAACGACTACGAGTTCGAAGTGGCTATCGCCGATCACATGCTGGTGCTCGAGTACCAGGACCGCCCGGGTGTCATCGGTACCATGGGTATGCAGCTGGGCGATCGCAATATCAATATCGCCACCATGGACGTTGCGCTGCGCTCCGATGGCTCCAAAGCCTTGGCTGTGCTGACCTTGGACTCCGCACTGCCAGCTGGGCTGCTGGAGCAGGTCGGCGAAGCCATCCATGCTGCCAAGACCGCCGAAGTTGACTTGGAGGAAACCACCCGGTGA
- a CDS encoding DUF4870 domain-containing protein: MDPSHVTPEDLQDPTINAETLRQIALARPDLRSLILQHPNCHAELTAYIQQLPDQGPPPPGEPYRSVGPPQWEQQYQPYTPGYASQPPVDRSDEKVWGVIMHLGNLLLSFLVPLIIWLIYRERSQTLDQQGRAALNWAISFWIYSAVAGVLMFVLIGFVIWPILIVLDVVFCIIAAVKAGNGEAWKYPMSIPFLRVRI; this comes from the coding sequence ATGGACCCGTCACACGTTACCCCCGAGGATCTTCAGGATCCCACGATCAATGCCGAAACCCTCCGGCAGATTGCTCTGGCCCGTCCAGACTTGCGCTCGCTGATCTTGCAGCACCCGAACTGCCACGCGGAATTGACCGCTTACATTCAGCAACTCCCGGATCAGGGTCCGCCACCGCCTGGTGAACCATACCGGTCCGTCGGCCCGCCACAGTGGGAACAGCAGTATCAGCCATATACCCCCGGTTATGCTTCGCAGCCGCCGGTCGACCGCAGCGACGAGAAGGTCTGGGGCGTCATCATGCACCTCGGCAATCTCTTGTTGAGTTTCCTGGTGCCGCTGATCATTTGGTTGATCTATCGCGAGCGGAGCCAGACGCTGGATCAACAGGGCCGCGCCGCACTGAACTGGGCTATTAGCTTTTGGATTTACTCGGCCGTTGCAGGCGTGTTGATGTTCGTTCTGATCGGATTCGTCATTTGGCCCATCCTGATCGTGCTTGACGTGGTGTTCTGTATTATCGCCGCAGTCAAAGCCGGGAACGGAGAGGCTTGGAAGTATCCAATGTCCATCCCATTCCTTCGGGTAAGAATCTAA
- a CDS encoding fumarylacetoacetate hydrolase family protein, translating to MRIARFVHREDFHYGVVQDDTITVLANDPMYAGIVPTTETLQLDEVRLVTPILPRSKVVGVGRNWQAHAEELGNEVPSTPLLFFKPNTAVVGPDEPVMLPDWTEEVSYEAELAVVIGRIAKDVPEDRVDDIIFGYTVANDLTARDVQRAENQWARAKGFDGSCPLGPWIETDLDPDNLQIRSWVDGELRQDGNTEDMIFDVRSLVSYISEAFTLLPGDVILTGTPAGVGSINDGQTVECEVEGIGTLSTIVRRPTID from the coding sequence ATGCGCATTGCACGTTTTGTCCACCGCGAGGACTTTCACTACGGCGTGGTCCAAGATGACACCATCACCGTGTTAGCCAACGACCCGATGTATGCCGGGATCGTACCCACCACTGAAACGTTGCAGTTGGACGAGGTCCGTCTGGTGACCCCTATCTTGCCGCGCTCCAAAGTCGTCGGTGTGGGACGCAACTGGCAAGCCCACGCCGAGGAACTGGGCAACGAAGTGCCGTCCACTCCGCTGCTGTTCTTCAAGCCCAACACGGCAGTGGTCGGCCCGGACGAGCCCGTCATGCTGCCCGACTGGACCGAAGAAGTCTCCTACGAAGCCGAACTCGCGGTCGTCATCGGCCGCATCGCCAAAGATGTGCCCGAAGATCGCGTTGACGACATCATTTTCGGCTACACGGTGGCCAACGATCTGACCGCCCGAGACGTGCAGCGTGCCGAAAACCAATGGGCGCGCGCCAAAGGCTTTGACGGGTCCTGCCCGCTGGGACCTTGGATCGAAACGGACCTGGACCCGGACAACCTGCAGATCCGTTCCTGGGTCGACGGGGAACTCCGCCAAGACGGCAACACCGAAGACATGATCTTCGATGTGCGCAGCCTGGTCTCTTACATCTCTGAGGCCTTCACCCTGCTCCCCGGCGATGTGATCCTCACCGGCACACCAGCAGGGGTCGGCAGTATCAATGATGGTCAGACCGTGGAGTGTGAGGTTGAAGGGATCGGCACACTGTCCACCATTGTGCGCCGTCCCACCATCGACTAA
- a CDS encoding SRPBCC family protein codes for MSSSQAPNGFSITRIVPACSETVWDAWLNPEAMTQWLATRNTVIPFEEIQLDPQVGGHYRYATVNFDSGEYAVTGGIFLKVEAPQRLAFSWGDPRADPEGSPLVVITLEPHGDNTLVFFELRGATGAPGDHFYYDGWAAALRALEQYLTRTLTPG; via the coding sequence ATGTCGTCCAGCCAAGCGCCCAATGGGTTTAGTATCACCCGCATAGTGCCCGCATGCTCCGAGACAGTCTGGGATGCCTGGCTCAACCCCGAAGCAATGACCCAATGGCTAGCAACACGAAACACCGTGATCCCGTTCGAGGAGATTCAGCTTGATCCTCAGGTGGGCGGCCACTACCGGTATGCCACGGTCAATTTCGACAGTGGAGAATACGCTGTCACCGGTGGGATCTTCCTGAAAGTCGAGGCCCCGCAGCGGTTAGCCTTCTCCTGGGGTGACCCGCGTGCTGACCCGGAAGGCTCTCCCCTCGTCGTAATCACGCTCGAACCGCACGGTGACAACACCTTGGTGTTTTTTGAGCTTCGCGGCGCAACAGGTGCGCCTGGTGACCACTTTTACTATGACGGGTGGGCGGCTGCCCTGCGTGCGCTCGAGCAATATCTCACCCGCACCCTCACGCCCGGCTGA
- a CDS encoding SRPBCC family protein, whose product MQDTDMTQRFTITHYVPGTPRQAWDAWTNPAAIAQWWHLPQTTTPVHELEYDVRVGGAYIYTSVHDDTGERTVSGGVFHEVLPPRRLVFTWGAPELRRDNLPLVTIEIDETSDGSYVELTLEGFSGEPGDGAFYDTWDQALIRLKDYVAAQHHDPAQ is encoded by the coding sequence ATGCAAGATACCGATATGACTCAGCGTTTTACTATCACGCATTACGTGCCCGGCACACCGCGACAGGCGTGGGATGCCTGGACTAATCCTGCAGCGATTGCACAGTGGTGGCATCTGCCGCAGACCACAACCCCGGTCCACGAGCTTGAATACGATGTCCGGGTTGGTGGGGCCTACATCTACACCAGCGTCCACGATGATACCGGCGAGCGGACAGTTTCTGGTGGGGTGTTCCACGAGGTCCTGCCACCTCGTCGATTGGTGTTCACCTGGGGTGCGCCGGAGCTACGCCGAGACAACCTGCCACTGGTCACCATTGAAATCGACGAGACCAGCGATGGCTCCTATGTCGAGCTCACGTTGGAAGGCTTCTCAGGCGAGCCAGGCGATGGCGCGTTCTACGATACGTGGGATCAAGCGCTCATCCGTCTCAAAGACTACGTGGCCGCACAGCATCACGACCCAGCCCAATAG
- a CDS encoding HAD family hydrolase: MLVRAVLFDVDDTLVDLAGAQQVAFRQQLTAQFGDQVLSHPAMPVAAESFVHDPQDYYNSYINGHLSFAEQRLCRVRDAMEILQLSGQPDDELWIVGYEEVVSQHWAPFDDVPPLLAALDELGIAYGAATNNVTDYQAHKLEQAGLPFDVVIGTDVTGKPKPHALMFLEGANRLNTDPAQTLMIGDDIINDGLGARDAGLISLLVDRDNTLADLDRVFKVRSLSDVLHIDALSFDNQRI; this comes from the coding sequence ATCCTAGTTCGCGCCGTACTCTTCGATGTTGATGACACCCTGGTCGACCTGGCCGGGGCACAACAGGTTGCCTTCCGACAGCAACTCACCGCCCAGTTCGGGGACCAGGTGTTATCGCATCCTGCCATGCCGGTTGCTGCAGAATCATTCGTGCACGACCCACAGGACTACTACAACTCCTACATCAACGGGCATTTATCGTTTGCCGAACAGCGACTGTGTCGGGTGCGCGATGCCATGGAGATCCTCCAACTCAGCGGCCAACCCGACGACGAGCTCTGGATTGTCGGCTACGAAGAGGTCGTATCGCAACACTGGGCGCCATTTGATGATGTGCCCCCACTGTTGGCGGCCCTAGACGAGCTGGGCATCGCCTACGGTGCGGCTACGAACAACGTGACCGACTATCAGGCACACAAGCTCGAACAGGCCGGTCTGCCGTTCGATGTAGTGATCGGTACCGATGTCACCGGTAAACCCAAACCCCACGCCTTGATGTTCCTAGAAGGTGCTAACCGGCTCAACACCGACCCGGCACAAACATTGATGATCGGCGACGACATCATCAACGACGGATTAGGAGCCCGTGATGCCGGGCTGATCTCGTTGCTGGTAGACCGTGACAATACGCTGGCAGACCTGGACCGAGTGTTCAAAGTTCGTTCCCTGAGTGACGTTCTGCACATTGATGCTCTCAGTTTTGACAACCAAAGAATTTAG
- a CDS encoding carboxymuconolactone decarboxylase family protein yields the protein MELSMDKGNQFVEETQSPEGTAAWKQQLDQYAPGASDWVVGAVFGGTYQREGLELRDRQMLNMAALAAMGGTEPQLTGHIKTAVDVAGMTKEEVAECFVHLMPYIGVPKTLAAMRCMQTAFED from the coding sequence TTGGAACTCAGCATGGATAAAGGCAACCAGTTTGTCGAAGAAACACAGTCCCCCGAGGGCACTGCCGCGTGGAAACAGCAGCTCGACCAGTACGCCCCGGGTGCTTCCGACTGGGTCGTTGGCGCCGTATTTGGCGGCACCTATCAGCGTGAGGGGCTTGAGCTCCGCGATCGTCAGATGCTGAACATGGCAGCACTTGCGGCCATGGGCGGGACTGAGCCACAACTCACCGGACACATCAAAACCGCCGTCGACGTGGCAGGGATGACCAAAGAAGAAGTCGCCGAGTGCTTCGTGCATCTAATGCCATACATTGGTGTGCCGAAAACACTGGCCGCCATGCGTTGCATGCAGACTGCATTCGAAGACTAG
- the gltX gene encoding glutamate--tRNA ligase produces the protein MSQLRNPDEIPVVSSDADVRVRFAPSPTGTPHVGLIRTALFNWGWARHTGGKMIFRVEDTDQKRDSEESYLQLLDAMEWMGIDWDEGVEVGGPHEPYRQSQRSEIYQDVIAKLKDAGFIYPSYTTAEETEARHKAAGRDQKLGYDGYDRNLTDEQIAAYEAEGREPVWRLRMPDHDLVFDDIVRGPISFSADSVADFVVVRADGSPLYTLVNPVDDALMGVTHVLRGEDLLSSTPRQIALYRALYAIGVADFQPQFGHLPYVMGEGNKKLSKRDPQSSLFHHRDNGFIREGLLNYLALLGWSLSADEDIFTPDEFVENFDIHNVLANPARFDEKKAIAINGTHIRKLEAEDFRNRLIPYLQDRQLVGETLTDREEQILTEAAPLVQERVHLLGEAADMLAFLFTDTVEVEQGAMKGMPKNLAEVLTAAENVLSDLETWEQDSIEPALRTALIDELELKPRHAFGPVRTAISGRRVSPPLFESLVILGREKTLERISTFKAEQS, from the coding sequence ATGAGCCAGCTTCGTAACCCTGATGAAATCCCTGTCGTTTCTTCCGACGCCGACGTGCGTGTTCGATTCGCGCCGTCACCAACCGGCACCCCGCACGTTGGGCTAATCCGCACCGCCCTGTTCAACTGGGGCTGGGCGCGGCACACCGGTGGCAAAATGATCTTCCGCGTCGAAGACACCGACCAGAAACGCGACTCCGAAGAGTCCTATCTGCAGCTGCTGGATGCCATGGAGTGGATGGGCATCGATTGGGACGAAGGTGTCGAAGTTGGTGGTCCCCACGAGCCCTACCGCCAATCCCAGCGCAGTGAGATCTACCAGGACGTCATCGCCAAGCTCAAAGACGCCGGATTCATCTACCCCTCCTATACGACCGCGGAAGAAACCGAAGCCCGCCACAAGGCCGCCGGTCGCGATCAAAAGCTCGGCTACGACGGCTACGACCGCAACCTGACCGATGAGCAGATTGCCGCGTACGAAGCTGAAGGTCGGGAACCCGTTTGGCGTCTGCGTATGCCAGACCACGATCTCGTCTTCGACGACATTGTGCGCGGACCCATCAGCTTCAGCGCCGACTCCGTGGCCGACTTCGTTGTCGTTCGCGCCGATGGCTCACCGTTGTACACCCTGGTCAACCCGGTGGACGATGCGCTCATGGGCGTCACGCACGTGCTGCGCGGCGAAGACCTGCTGTCCTCGACGCCACGCCAGATTGCCCTGTACCGGGCGCTGTATGCCATCGGGGTCGCAGACTTCCAACCCCAGTTCGGTCACCTGCCATACGTGATGGGCGAAGGCAACAAGAAGCTGTCCAAACGCGACCCACAGTCCAGCCTGTTCCACCACCGTGACAACGGATTCATCCGCGAAGGCCTACTGAACTACCTGGCACTGCTGGGATGGTCACTATCGGCCGATGAAGACATCTTCACCCCCGACGAATTCGTCGAAAACTTCGACATCCACAATGTGCTGGCCAACCCCGCACGTTTTGACGAGAAAAAAGCGATCGCCATCAACGGCACGCATATCCGCAAACTCGAAGCCGAAGACTTCCGCAACCGTCTGATCCCATACCTCCAGGACCGTCAGCTGGTCGGGGAGACACTCACCGACCGCGAAGAACAGATCCTCACGGAAGCCGCGCCACTGGTGCAAGAGCGAGTCCACTTACTCGGAGAAGCCGCCGACATGCTGGCCTTCTTGTTCACCGACACCGTCGAAGTTGAACAGGGTGCCATGAAGGGCATGCCAAAGAACCTTGCGGAAGTGCTTACTGCCGCAGAGAACGTCCTGTCTGATCTGGAAACTTGGGAGCAAGACTCGATCGAACCGGCACTGCGTACCGCCCTGATCGATGAACTGGAACTCAAACCACGCCACGCATTCGGTCCGGTCCGCACCGCGATCTCCGGGCGTCGCGTGTCACCGCCCCTGTTCGAGTCACTGGTGATCCTGGGTCGCGAAAAGACCCTGGAGCGCATCAGCACATTCAAGGCCGAACAATCCTAG
- a CDS encoding 3-isopropylmalate dehydrogenase, with the protein MSNNVLDLALIPGDGIGPEVTAEALKVLKATLGEDNVKATEYGLGAEHWLATGETLTDQTLEAIRGHQAILFGAVGAAPNDTRIPSGLLEREILLKLRFAFDHAVNFRPSVLYPGAQSPLANPGDIDFVVFREGTEGLYVGNGGSMRTGTPHEVANETSVNTAYGVERVVRAAFEYAQQRDRKHVTLLHKHNVLVHAGHLWNRIVNEVGEEFPDVTHDYLHVDAAMIFLTTDPSRFDVILTDNMFGDIVTDLAAAVTGGIGLAASGNLNINGTAPSMYEPVHGSAPDIAGTQQADPTAAILSAAILLEQEGYADAAQRVHKAVWEDLAARDTSARTTQQVGDAIAAQV; encoded by the coding sequence TTGAGCAATAACGTATTAGATCTCGCACTGATTCCTGGCGACGGTATCGGCCCAGAAGTCACCGCGGAGGCGCTGAAAGTCCTCAAAGCCACCCTCGGTGAAGACAACGTCAAGGCCACCGAATACGGGCTCGGCGCTGAGCACTGGTTGGCCACCGGGGAGACCCTCACCGACCAAACCCTCGAAGCCATCCGTGGTCACCAGGCGATCTTGTTCGGAGCGGTTGGCGCCGCACCGAATGACACCCGCATCCCATCGGGACTGTTAGAACGCGAGATCCTACTCAAACTGCGCTTTGCTTTCGACCACGCCGTGAACTTCCGCCCCTCAGTGCTCTACCCGGGTGCGCAGTCACCGCTGGCAAACCCCGGCGACATCGACTTCGTCGTGTTCCGGGAAGGCACCGAAGGCCTCTATGTCGGCAACGGTGGATCGATGCGCACCGGTACTCCGCACGAAGTGGCCAACGAAACCTCGGTCAACACCGCTTACGGTGTCGAACGCGTCGTTCGCGCAGCCTTTGAATACGCCCAACAACGCGACCGCAAACACGTCACCTTGCTGCACAAGCACAACGTGTTAGTGCACGCCGGACACCTCTGGAATCGCATCGTCAACGAAGTCGGCGAAGAATTCCCCGACGTCACACACGACTACTTACACGTCGATGCCGCCATGATCTTTCTCACCACCGATCCGAGCCGCTTCGACGTGATCCTCACCGACAACATGTTCGGTGACATCGTCACCGACCTGGCCGCCGCGGTGACCGGTGGCATCGGCCTGGCCGCCTCCGGTAACCTCAATATCAACGGGACCGCACCATCCATGTACGAACCCGTCCACGGTTCGGCACCGGACATCGCCGGCACCCAGCAGGCCGATCCAACCGCAGCCATCTTGTCAGCAGCTATTCTGCTGGAACAAGAAGGCTACGCGGATGCCGCACAGCGGGTTCACAAGGCAGTATGGGAAGACCTTGCCGCACGTGACACCTCCGCTCGGACGACCCAGCAGGTGGGCGACGCGATCGCCGCACAGGTCTAA